The Gammaproteobacteria bacterium genome has a window encoding:
- a CDS encoding aspartate aminotransferase family protein: MTQRKSPIAMSAAEFRRLGHALVDDLAEFLDALPDLPVTPGEPPSVVRAALPDNRLPEEGSEPGQLLDEATKLLVEHSLFNGHPRFAGYVTSPAAPIGSLAELLASTVNANVGAWILAPMATEIEMQAIRWIAQLIGYPDTAGGVLVSGGSMANFVGFLVARHTRADWAIRERGLHATGSRALRVYASREVHTWLHKAADLFGLGTENIRWIDVNADRTVNLKGLRDALEHDRRAGELPFLVVGSAGTVSTGAVDPIEDLRELCDEYGAWLHIDGAYGALAAASPDCPEPLTHLEQADSLALDPHKWLYAPLEAGCALVRDAEAMRATFSYRPPYYKMDEVGGEPTVDLIDYSPQNSRGFRALKVWLSIRQVGRQGYSQMISDDMRLARMLYEAAASQDELEAFTHNLSITTFRYVPRDLSATPEAREAYLNELNESLLTTLQESGRVFLSNAVVDGRYLLRACIVNFRTDADDIEAIVDAVVAAGRERHELLGDKMNTARS, from the coding sequence ATGACGCAACGAAAATCACCCATCGCGATGTCCGCAGCGGAGTTCCGAAGGCTGGGGCACGCCCTGGTCGATGATCTTGCCGAATTTCTCGACGCCCTGCCCGATCTGCCCGTCACGCCGGGCGAACCCCCTTCGGTGGTGCGCGCCGCCCTGCCCGACAACCGCCTGCCCGAAGAGGGATCGGAGCCGGGGCAACTACTGGATGAGGCGACGAAACTCCTGGTCGAACATTCCCTGTTCAACGGTCACCCGCGGTTCGCCGGTTACGTGACATCCCCCGCGGCGCCCATCGGTTCCCTGGCAGAGCTGCTCGCCTCCACCGTCAACGCCAACGTCGGTGCCTGGATCCTGGCGCCCATGGCCACCGAGATCGAAATGCAGGCGATCCGCTGGATCGCGCAGTTGATCGGCTACCCCGACACGGCGGGGGGCGTACTCGTCAGCGGCGGCAGCATGGCGAACTTCGTCGGCTTCCTCGTGGCCCGGCACACCAGGGCGGACTGGGCGATCCGCGAACGGGGTCTGCATGCGACCGGGTCACGCGCCCTGCGGGTCTATGCCTCGCGCGAGGTTCACACCTGGCTCCACAAGGCCGCCGACCTGTTCGGACTGGGAACGGAGAACATCCGCTGGATCGACGTGAATGCCGATCGTACCGTCAACCTGAAGGGACTGCGTGACGCCCTGGAGCACGACCGGCGCGCGGGAGAGCTCCCGTTTCTCGTCGTCGGCTCCGCGGGTACGGTCAGCACTGGCGCCGTCGACCCGATCGAAGATCTGCGCGAACTGTGCGACGAGTACGGAGCCTGGTTGCACATCGACGGGGCATACGGGGCGCTGGCGGCGGCCAGCCCGGATTGCCCGGAACCGTTGACCCACCTCGAGCAGGCCGACTCGCTGGCACTGGATCCGCACAAATGGCTCTACGCCCCACTGGAAGCCGGCTGCGCCCTGGTCCGGGATGCCGAGGCGATGCGCGCCACATTCAGCTACCGGCCACCCTACTACAAGATGGACGAGGTCGGCGGTGAACCGACCGTCGACTTGATCGATTACAGCCCCCAGAACTCGCGCGGTTTTCGCGCCCTGAAGGTGTGGCTCTCCATTCGCCAGGTCGGCCGGCAGGGCTACTCACAGATGATCTCGGACGACATGCGCCTGGCGCGCATGCTCTACGAGGCCGCAGCCTCCCAAGACGAACTGGAGGCATTCACCCACAATCTCAGCATTACGACGTTTCGCTATGTGCCCCGCGACTTAAGCGCCACGCCCGAAGCGAGGGAAGCCTACCTCAACGAACTCAACGAGTCGCTCCTGACCACCCTGCAGGAATCCGGCAGGGTCTTCCTCTCCAACGCCGTCGTCGACGGGCGCTACCTCTTGCGTGCCTGTATCGTCAACTTTCGAACCGATGCCGATGACATCGAGGCCATCGTCGACGCGGTCGTCG